CCTCGACGTTGGTCGCCTCGCGCGTCGCCGCTTCGTATTGCAGGCGCAGGCTGGCCAGCTGCTGGCCGCTCGTCTCCAGCTGCGAGCGGGCCTCGGTGGTTTCCAGGCCTTGGCGCGCCGCGAGTTCGCTCACGCGCGATTCCGCCACGCGCACCGCGTTCTCGGCCGCCTGCAGCGCATTCTTCTTGCTCTCGACCTGCAGCTGCGAGACCCCGCCGCCGCCGGGCAGCGCGAACAGCCGCTCGTACTTGGCCGCCTCGTCGCGCGCCGCATCGCGGGCGCGGCGCGCATCTTGCAGGTTCGTCTGCGCCTCCTGCGACTGCGCGCGCTGCCCGGCGGCGAGACGGCTCGTGCCTTCGGCCAGGCGGCGCTCGTGCTGGCGTTCTTCAGTATCCATCGCTTCCTTGAGCGCGGCCACGCGCTGGTCCAGCAACGCTTTCTTTTGCGGGAATTCCTTCCATTCGCGTTCGGCGTCTTCGAGCTTGAGGCGCGCCTCGAGCGCATTGCGCGCCGCCTCGATGGCGCCGCGCGCATACAGGCGCGCCACCACGTCGCCCTTGAGCACGGGCTGGCCCTCGGCGATATAAATGTTCGCCAGTTCGCCGTCGATCGGCGCGTACAGGCGCCGCACTTCGGACGCCGGCACCAGCGTGCCCGGCGCCATGACGAGCACGTCGGCGCGGCCGAAGAACGACCACGCCAGCCCGGCCAGCACCAGCGCCACCATCACGTAGATGGCCAGGTGCGCCAACCGTGCGGGCGTGGCCGTCAGGATGCCGATGCCCTCGTCGCTGTGGTCTTCCAGCGCGCCGATCAATGGCCGCGGCGCGCTTTTATTCGGTGGATTGGTCGTTGCCATCGCCGCCTCCCGCCAGCGCCAGCTTGCGCAGGTCGCTGGCCGCCTGCGCATACGTGTCGCGAAACGCCGGCACATACGCGGAGATGGTCGCGAACACGCGCTGGTGCGTCTGCTGGTCGTCCTGCCATTGCCGCAGTATCCGGCGCAGGCGCGCCCCGTCGGCCGGATCGTGGACCGGCGCATCCGCGCCGCCGCGCGCGTGGGCGAATTGCTCCACGTCGCCGATCCAGGCGATTTCCGCCACGAGCGGCTTGGCGTCCGCATTGTTGCGGCTCAGATGCCGCATGCGTGCCACGGCTTGCGCGGCGCGGTCGAAACGCTGCGCCTTGACGTCCGCCATCCACTGCGGCAGTTCGGCTTTTAATAACGCTTCCGTGCCCAGCGACTTGACGTCGGCATTGTCCGGATCGCGCGCGAGGCGATCGTCGGCGAGCCGGGCCGCGGTCGCGAAATCGCCGCCGTCGACCAGGCCCTGCAACGCACGCTCCGGCGCACCGGCGAAATGAAACAGCAGCACGGCCGCCACGGCCAGCGCGCCCAGCACGGCCAGCCAGCGGCGCAGGCGCGCCTGGCCGGCGTCGCCGGCGGCCCCCATCGCGTCCAGCAGGCCGGCCGCCATCAATGCCGCCTTGCCGCGCGCGCCCGTGAAAGGTTCGGCGGCGGGCGCCATCCCGGCGGGATTGACTTCATCCTCCTGCGCGGGGGCAGGGTCGTCGGCGCAAAAGATGTCGAGGAAGGAACCGGCGGAGGCGACGAAGGTCGTATGGTCCGCGTCCATGGCCGCGGCGGGGGCCGCGGGCGGGACGGACACCCGGGTGACGGTCGGTTCGGGGCCGATCTGCTCCCATTGCAGGTGCACGCGATAGACGAAGTGGTGGCCGCCGAACGCGAGCACGTCGCCATCCTCGAGCGCGTGCGCATGCTCGTCGAGCCGGACCGCGCCGATGAACGTGCCGTTCGTGCTGCCCAGGTCTTCCACGTACGGCACGCCGCCCTTGAGGAACAAATGGGCGTGGCGGCGCGACAGGTAGCCGACCTGGTGCGGTTCCTTGTCCTTGTAGCGGGCGAACGCGTCGTCGACCTTGCTGATCAGGAAGGGGAAGCGGGTGATGACGATGGGTTCCAGCCCGAGCTCCGGCCGCTCCGGTTCGAGCGTGAGGCTGGCGAGCCGCGCGGCGGGCGTGGATGGCTGCGCCGCCGCCTGCAGCCGCACGCGATAGGTCAGCACGCGCGCCAGGCCGATCTCGTCGCCGTCATGCAGCCGCACGATCGTGTGCCGCACCGGTACGCCGTTGACGGTGGTGCCGTTCTTGCTGCCCAGGTCCGCCAGGTAGGCGTCGCCGCCCTCGACGAAGATGCGCGCATGGCGGCGCGACAGGTCAGCCACGATGTCGGACGGATAGCCGGCAAACGGCTGCTCGGTACGGCCGATGGCGAACAGGCCGTCGTCGATGGCGACCGGCCCGAGCTCGGGGTGATTCAGCGGCTCGAGCACGATCCCGACGCGTTGCGGGGACGCGTGCATCTTGCTCACCAGGGCGTCGTCAGGCGCCATCGGGGCAGCTTTCAATGGCGCGCCGCATCGGCCACCTCCACCGGCGGCCAGCCGCCGCCCAGGGCTTTGTACAAGGTCACCGTGTCGGACAGGATCTGCTGCTGGTTGGCGAGCAGCGCCAGTTGCGCGCCCAGCAGGGAACGCTCCGTCTCGAACACCTCCAATTGCGACGCCACACCCTCCTTGCGCTGCTCGTCCGTCGTGGTGGCCACCAGGCGCAGCTGGTCGACCTGCTGCTGCAGCTCGGCGCGCTGCTTCTTGTGCGCCTCGAGGTTCACCAGCGCGTTTTCGACATCCTCGAACGCGGCCATGACGGTCTGCCGATAAGCCTGTTCGGCCACCTTTGTCTGCGCCTCGCTCGTTTTCACATGCGCCTTCACGCCCGGATCGAAGATCGGAAAATTAATGCTGGGCAGCAGCCCGAACGTGAACGATTTCAACAGCGAGGACAGCGCGAAGCTGGACGTGCCGCCGCGCCCGGTCAGGCTGATCGACGGCAGTTGCGCCAGCTTGGCCTGCCCCGTCAGGTCGTACGCTTCCAGCACGCGGTACTCGGCGGCGACGACGTCGGGCCGGCGTTTCAACAATTGCGACGGCAGGCCGCCCGGCACCTCCGGCACCCGCACCCGTTCCTGCAAGCGGCCGGCAGGGACCTGGAAATCGCCGGCCGGTACGCCGATCAATGTCGCCAGCGCATTGCCGGCCAGCGCGCGCAGGCGCTGCAATTCGATCAGCTCCGTGGACAGGCGGTTGACCTCGGCCGACTGCTGCAGCACGCGCGTGTGCGGAATGAGGCCGTTCTGCTCCATCGCCTGGTACGTGGCGAGAATGTCGCGGTTCCTGGCCAGCGTCTGCCGCTGTTGTTCGATCTGCTCGTCGAATTGCAGGATCTGGAAATAGGTCGTCGACACGTCCGACACGAGTTTTAAATTGACAAGATCAAATTATGTCTGTCAAAGGCTAATTATGTTTGTCAAATGTGCGCCAAGTTTGTCAATTTTGACAGATCAATGTTGATGTTTGATATTTCCATCTGAAGAATAGCTTGATCATAACGCAGCCCATGTGTGCCATGCTCTGGCCGCATGGGTTTTTAATTTTGCTTACTACCTTTGAAATTGATCGCGCGCATGATTCACCCCCAAGTGAACGAGGAGAAATAAGTGTCTGACCTTAGCGGTAGTGTACGTCGTAAGCTCGAAAAACTGCTTGGTATGGGTAGTGGCTATGTGCTTAATTTTTCTGACCGTAGTCGTACCTAACCTGCCTGAAGACAGGATACTTGCAGATTAGGAGTTCCTATACGGTCGTTCAGCACGCGCTCTTTTGAGGTGAATGTACCTTTTTACCTTCGAAAAACTCCACCAATGGTTTAGATGTGAATCCCTATATAATATTTAACATTTGGAGCGGCAGAAGGCCGGGGCGACAGCGCAACCGCATCATGCTGCAGTAAGTCAGAAGATCGCTCCCTGTACCACAAAGGTCACGAACGCGTTTTGCCGCGATAAGGGTTTGCCATGCATGACGGTAGGGAACTAGGACGGCCAGACTTGAGACCTGGTCTCTACGATGACTTGTCACAACTTGAAGGAATTCATACAGGACCGCGTCATTTGCTGTACAGGGACGGGCGATGTGACACCTCTATCGTGATCAAGGTGAGTGCCGTAGCAGAGGCAAATGCGCTTGCAAGGTTGAGGTCTGAGTTTGAGATGCTCCATCAGCTGAACCTGCCAGGTATCGTTAAGGTTCTTGGACTGGTCGAAACTGGACATGACATCGGCATGGCGATGGACGACCTGGGTGGCGCCAGCCTCGCACGTGTTTGCGAATCGGGGCCGGTTTCCATCCAGCTGTTCCTGGAAATTGCCGCCCAACTTGGCGAAACGCTTTCTCGACTCGATGAAGCACAGGTCATCCATCGTGACATTCATCCGGGCAACATCGTCTGGAATTCCCAGACCGGGATCGCGACACTATGCGACTTCGGTCTAGCGCGGACGTTGCCGATTCTTGCGCTGGCGAGCCCGAACCCAAACGAGCTCGAAGGGACGCTGGCTTATATGTCGCCAGAGCAGACCGGCCGTACAGGAAAATCGGTCGATCGGCGCGCAGACCTGTATTCCTTGGGCGCCACGCTTTATCATCTACTAACGGGATTGCCACCCTTTCTGGAAGACGACACGGTCGCACTAGTACATGCCCAGATCGCGCGTCGCCCGAAGCCGCCAGATGAGCTTGATGCGCAAGTGCCGAGTGTTCTTTCAAACATCTTGCTCAAGCTGCTCGAAAAGGAACCCAACGACCGCTACCAGAGTGCGCAAGCGTTGACTGCAGATTTACGCGAAGCCAAACGCCAATGGCTACAAGATGGAACGATCCAGTCGTTTCCGCTCGCCGCGCATGAGGCTCCGCGTTCACTGACCATCCCCGATAAGCTTTATGGCCGCGATGATGAGCTGGATAAGCTGACCGCCGCGTTCGCACGCGTTTCGGCGGGGGAACGTGAACTCGTGCTCGTCACCGGCGGTCCTGGAATCGGCAAATCGGCCCTCGTAGATCGTCTTGGTGCGTCGGTCGGCGATCACCACGGTTACTACGCAGCAGGTAAGTTCGACCAACTCCAGCGCAGTGTTCCGTTCTCGGGTCTCGCCGACGCGCTGCGCGGTCTCGTGAGGCAGCTTTTGACGGAGTCCGAGGCGGCCCTCCAAGCTTGGCGCGAACGCATCGAGGACGCTGTAACTCCCAACGGCAGACTCTTGATTGGCATCGTGCCGGAACTCGAGCGCATTCTGGGACCGCAGCCCGAGGTGTCCGAGGTCGGCCCGGTCGAAGCACGTAATCGGTTCCAGATGCTCATCGCACGCTTCCTGCGTGTCTTTGCAAAGCCCGGGCATCCATTTGTTCTTTTCCTGGATGATCTGCAATGGGTGGACGCAGCATCGCTTCAGCTCATCACTCAGTGCGCTGCCGACGCCGCCAGCCGCCACCTGATGATCATCGGTGCCTATCGCGATGGTGAAGTCGGTCCGTCCCACCTGCTGGCGCGGGCACTCACCGGGCTTCGCGACGTGGGATGCAATTTTCACATGATCCATCTGGCGCCGCTGTGCGCCGGCGCGATTGCGCAGCTCTCAGCCGACACCTTTGGTAAAGATGCTGCACGACAGGATGTCTTGGTCGATCTGCTGATCCGCAAATCTGCAGGCAATCCATTCTTCATTCGACGCCTGCTTCACCAAATGTGTTCACAGGACTTGATCCACTTCGATCGGCAAGCACGATGCTGGCGTTGGAATGCCACCGAAATCGAGCAGGCGCCGATATCGGACAACGTGCTCGATATGATGGTACTTGCGATCGAGCAGTTGCCGCCGCAGGCCAGACGACTACTTGAAATCGGTGCCTGTATAGGCCACCGCTTTGATCTCGCGATGTTGTCGGACTTAACCGACGTGATGCCCCAAGACCTCACAGAACAGCTCCGATCCGCATTCGACGACGGACTGCTGGTGCAGTCGAGCGATGCATTCGCAGTGTCTATGGAAAGCGACTGGGCCGACGGGAAGCCATCAATGCACTTCGCGCACGACCGCGTGCAACAGGCAGCCTACGGCCGGCTCGGCGAACAAGAACGACAAGCCCTGCACCTTTCCATTGGACGCCGGCTTTTGAACCCACCAGGCAGGCTTCCGGACGACAAGTTGTTCGATGTCGTTGATCAGTTCAATCTCGGGCAAGCGCAGGTCGTCGACGATGGCGAACGTGTGGCGTTGGTCGACCTCAACCTCGCTGCCGGCCGAAAGGCCAAAGCGTCCGCAGCCTATCGCGCGGCATTCGAGTATCTGTCTGCCGCCCGTCGCATGCTGGGCGCACAAGCCTGGATCGAGCGTCCTGAGGTCGCTTTTCAGGTTTACCGCGAATTGGCGGAAAGTGCATATCTGGCGGGCGAGCCCGACACGGCTGAAGCAGCGGTCGAGATCGCGCTCGGACACGCTCCATCCAAGGTCGCCAAGGCAGAGCTGTATGGGCTGCGCGTCCTTGCCGCCACAGTCGCTAGCGACTGGGATCGTGCCCTCCATTGGGGACGGGTAGGCTTGTCGGTGTTTGGACTGGAATGGCCTCTCGACGGCTTGGTGGAAGCGATCCAGGCTGAAGTAGCGGACGTCATACGGAATTTGGATTCGGGCGACATCAATGCCCTGGTCGACGCGCCTGTCGTGCAGGACGCGGACATTCGCGCGAGCATGCATCTGTTGTCATTGCTCGGCGCACCCGCCTATTTCAGTGGTGCCCCGGTGTTAACTTTCCTCCAGAGCCGCGCCGTGAATCTGACTTTCGTGCACGGCCCCTCGCCTTATTCCGCCTTTGCCTTTGTGCTATATGGAGGCATACACAATGCGCTGACCGGTCAGTACGATGTCGGCTATGCTTTCGGCAAACTGGCTATGGCGCTGGCGCAGCGCTTCGGCAACCGCGCTGAAGAATGCCGGACGCTCGAAGTCTATGGCGTGCTTGTCCACCATTGGAAGGCGCCGCTACGCACCGGATTGCCGTTGTTGCAGGAAGGTTTCCGGGCTGGTGTAGAATCCGGCGAGCTTGCCTTCGCCGCTTTCAACTTGAATTCCGTCCTCATCAACGCGCTGCCCGCGGGACTGCCATTGGTTGATCTGCTCGACGAGGCCGAGGTCGCGCTGGATTTCGCGACCGCGCAGAATAATCGGACCAGTGTAGAGATCGCGATTCCATACAGGCAGATTGCACGCGCGCTTACCGGCGCTACGTCGCTGCCAGAAAGCTTCGCGGACGAGACATTCGACGAAGCGCGTTTCCTGACCGAGGCGCAAGGTCATGCGACCGCGCTCGGACACTTCTGGGTTACCAAGCTCCAGCTCGCTTATCTGATGGGCGACCATGGAAACGCCTTGGTGTACTCTGCGGAGGCACGAAAGCACATCGCAGGGGGGATAGTCGGCATGATCACGTCGGCCGAGCACGTCTTTTACACCGCGCTCACGACTGCAGCCGCTGCAACAAACGTGGCTACTGCCGAGAAGTGTGCGGAGTCCGTAGCCCGCTTGGGCGAATTACGTGACCAATTGGTCAACTGGGCCCGACACTGCGCGGAGAATTTCACGCACAAGGCTTCGTTAGTTGAAGCCGAGATCGCCCGGCTGGAAGGACGAGGCGCCGATGCGTCGGGGCTCTACCGCAGTGCGATAGCCGGGGCCGAACGCCAGCGCTTTGTCCAAGATGAAGCGATCGCCCATGAGCTTCGCGCGCGTTTCCTGCTCGCCGAGCACGAACCAGCGTTTGCCGCCGTGCACTTGAAAGCGGCTCATGATCGTTATCGCCGGTGGGGGGCGACAGCGAAAGTACGTGCGCTCGAGGCGGAATTTCCGCAAGCGCTGAGCGCAGACGCACCGACGTCGCGCTCACCAAACTCGATTGACCACATGGCGCTTATCAAAGCGTCTCAAGCCATCTCGAGCGAGACCACACCAGAGCGGCTGTTCGAACAGATCCTTCGCGTTGTTGTCGAGGTCGCTGGGGCCCAGCGTGGGGTGCTTGCACTCGCCGCCAATGACTTCCTGAAGATCCATGCGCGCGTAGAGGCGGCTGGAGACATGGTCGTGTCGCTCGCCGAGGCATCTCTAGAGGACTGCTCCGACGTTCCGGCGGCCATACTGCGTTACGTTCAGCGCACTAAGGAAGTCGTGCTGCTAGCCGATGCGGCTGCCGCCGGGTTATTCGCACGCGATCCAGTGGTATTGCGGCGCCAGGTGCATTCTGTCTTGTGCATTCCGCTTATGAAGCAGGCTAGAATGGTAGGTTTGATCTATCTAGAAAACAATGCAATGGTGGACGCATTTGCATTCGAGCTGGTCGAGGTCGGGCGGGTGCTAGCGGCGCAAGCGGTTATTTCTCTCGAAAACAGCAGGCTTCTTACGAAGATGCAGTCTTTGGCCGGTGAGCTAGAAGAGCGCGTTTCGAATCGTACTCGCCAGCTGACTAACGAGATCGCAGCGCGCGACAAGGCAGAATTGGGGCTGAAGCGTGCCGAGAGCCGCCAGGCATTGT
This genomic stretch from Massilia putida harbors:
- a CDS encoding HlyD family efflux transporter periplasmic adaptor subunit; translated protein: MATTNPPNKSAPRPLIGALEDHSDEGIGILTATPARLAHLAIYVMVALVLAGLAWSFFGRADVLVMAPGTLVPASEVRRLYAPIDGELANIYIAEGQPVLKGDVVARLYARGAIEAARNALEARLKLEDAEREWKEFPQKKALLDQRVAALKEAMDTEERQHERRLAEGTSRLAAGQRAQSQEAQTNLQDARRARDAARDEAAKYERLFALPGGGGVSQLQVESKKNALQAAENAVRVAESRVSELAARQGLETTEARSQLETSGQQLASLRLQYEAATREATNVEEKLRLQVQTARLVADAASRIQFENIDKDNFLRILAPVDGVITDVTSTQPGDKIQANTPLGGIVPKNTRPILKIEIAEQDRAFLREGLPVQLKFNAFPYQRYGIIKGTLQTIAPATRASPQTRLPVYEGRVALDRDHYTVGDTSYPLRYGMTASAEIVVRKRRLIDLAFDPFRQLGG
- a CDS encoding FHA domain-containing protein produces the protein MHASPQRVGIVLEPLNHPELGPVAIDDGLFAIGRTEQPFAGYPSDIVADLSRRHARIFVEGGDAYLADLGSKNGTTVNGVPVRHTIVRLHDGDEIGLARVLTYRVRLQAAAQPSTPAARLASLTLEPERPELGLEPIVITRFPFLISKVDDAFARYKDKEPHQVGYLSRRHAHLFLKGGVPYVEDLGSTNGTFIGAVRLDEHAHALEDGDVLAFGGHHFVYRVHLQWEQIGPEPTVTRVSVPPAAPAAAMDADHTTFVASAGSFLDIFCADDPAPAQEDEVNPAGMAPAAEPFTGARGKAALMAAGLLDAMGAAGDAGQARLRRWLAVLGALAVAAVLLFHFAGAPERALQGLVDGGDFATAARLADDRLARDPDNADVKSLGTEALLKAELPQWMADVKAQRFDRAAQAVARMRHLSRNNADAKPLVAEIAWIGDVEQFAHARGGADAPVHDPADGARLRRILRQWQDDQQTHQRVFATISAYVPAFRDTYAQAASDLRKLALAGGGDGNDQSTE
- a CDS encoding AAA family ATPase, translated to MRPGLYDDLSQLEGIHTGPRHLLYRDGRCDTSIVIKVSAVAEANALARLRSEFEMLHQLNLPGIVKVLGLVETGHDIGMAMDDLGGASLARVCESGPVSIQLFLEIAAQLGETLSRLDEAQVIHRDIHPGNIVWNSQTGIATLCDFGLARTLPILALASPNPNELEGTLAYMSPEQTGRTGKSVDRRADLYSLGATLYHLLTGLPPFLEDDTVALVHAQIARRPKPPDELDAQVPSVLSNILLKLLEKEPNDRYQSAQALTADLREAKRQWLQDGTIQSFPLAAHEAPRSLTIPDKLYGRDDELDKLTAAFARVSAGERELVLVTGGPGIGKSALVDRLGASVGDHHGYYAAGKFDQLQRSVPFSGLADALRGLVRQLLTESEAALQAWRERIEDAVTPNGRLLIGIVPELERILGPQPEVSEVGPVEARNRFQMLIARFLRVFAKPGHPFVLFLDDLQWVDAASLQLITQCAADAASRHLMIIGAYRDGEVGPSHLLARALTGLRDVGCNFHMIHLAPLCAGAIAQLSADTFGKDAARQDVLVDLLIRKSAGNPFFIRRLLHQMCSQDLIHFDRQARCWRWNATEIEQAPISDNVLDMMVLAIEQLPPQARRLLEIGACIGHRFDLAMLSDLTDVMPQDLTEQLRSAFDDGLLVQSSDAFAVSMESDWADGKPSMHFAHDRVQQAAYGRLGEQERQALHLSIGRRLLNPPGRLPDDKLFDVVDQFNLGQAQVVDDGERVALVDLNLAAGRKAKASAAYRAAFEYLSAARRMLGAQAWIERPEVAFQVYRELAESAYLAGEPDTAEAAVEIALGHAPSKVAKAELYGLRVLAATVASDWDRALHWGRVGLSVFGLEWPLDGLVEAIQAEVADVIRNLDSGDINALVDAPVVQDADIRASMHLLSLLGAPAYFSGAPVLTFLQSRAVNLTFVHGPSPYSAFAFVLYGGIHNALTGQYDVGYAFGKLAMALAQRFGNRAEECRTLEVYGVLVHHWKAPLRTGLPLLQEGFRAGVESGELAFAAFNLNSVLINALPAGLPLVDLLDEAEVALDFATAQNNRTSVEIAIPYRQIARALTGATSLPESFADETFDEARFLTEAQGHATALGHFWVTKLQLAYLMGDHGNALVYSAEARKHIAGGIVGMITSAEHVFYTALTTAAAATNVATAEKCAESVARLGELRDQLVNWARHCAENFTHKASLVEAEIARLEGRGADASGLYRSAIAGAERQRFVQDEAIAHELRARFLLAEHEPAFAAVHLKAAHDRYRRWGATAKVRALEAEFPQALSADAPTSRSPNSIDHMALIKASQAISSETTPERLFEQILRVVVEVAGAQRGVLALAANDFLKIHARVEAAGDMVVSLAEASLEDCSDVPAAILRYVQRTKEVVLLADAAAAGLFARDPVVLRRQVHSVLCIPLMKQARMVGLIYLENNAMVDAFAFELVEVGRVLAAQAVISLENSRLLTKMQSLAGELEERVSNRTRQLTNEIAARDKAELGLKRAESRQALLLMLSDALRSLSDPDAMREAALRLLHEHASLSRTFYFRIERDAAGRQVYVVELVHPDGATLPESIAPLALDDTDSMLRGALVRGEPVLIGDVEADCRLTQEQRATFLALDIMAVVYVPTSDGDGTVQGIGAYDRRPHPWSSDEVDLIREVAARTSIASERARAEAALRQADRQKDDFLAMLAHELRNPLASISNAGELMARSGAGGARADALCALLKRQTRQLTRLVDDLLDLSRISRGLVTLEKAPVEIGELVQQALETVQALVQEKEHRLLLSKPARALYVEGDKTRLVQAISNVIHNAAKYTDKGGEIRLDIFESEEDVSINVIDNGAGIPADILPSLFDLFVQSARTLDRSQGGLGIGLSVVKRLIEMHQGSVKALSDGIGQGATFIICLPRVPAPQAQVEAAIFSPTLSTARRILIVDDNIDAANTLAMLLELDGHCVDTVYGAVEALEATTRLKPDILFLDIGLPVMDGYEIARRLRSQHTTSALRLVAVTGYGQKEDRERALASGFDDHLVKPVTLESLRALLQLSE